The region GCTGTTGACCAACGCGGTGAAACACGCCCGGGCGAGCCGGATCACCGTCGACCTGCGGTACGCCGACGGCCGACTGCGGGCCGTGGTGACCGACGACGGTCGGGGTGGGGCCGATCCGGCTGCCGGCAGCGGCCTGCGGGGGGTGGAACGTCGCCTGGGTACATTCGATGGCGTCGTCGTGGTGAGCAGCCCGCCGGGTGGGCCGACGGCGATCAGTCTGGAGTTGCCGTGCGTGTTGTCGTCGCCGAAGACCTCTACCTCCTGAGGGAGGGTTTGGTCCGGCTGCTGTCCGTACACGGGTTTGACGTCGTCGCGGCGGTGGAGACCGGCCCGGAGCTGCTGCGGGCGCTGGTCGAGCTACGTCCGGACGTCGCCGTGGTGGATGTACGGCTGCCGCCGACCCAGACCGACGAGGGGTTGCAGGCGGCGCTGGCGGCCCGACAGGAGGTGCCTGGCCTGCCGGTGTTGGTGCTGTCCCAGCACGTGGAGCAGCTCTACGCCCGGGAGTTACTTGCCGACGGGTCGGGCGGGGTCGGCTATCTGCTCAAGGACCGGGTGTTCAATGCCGAACAGTTCGTCGAGGCGGTACGCCGGGTCGCGGCTGGTGGCACCGCGATGGACCCGGACGTGATCGCCAAGTTGCTGGTTCGGTCCGGCCGGAACGAGCCGGTGGCCCGGCTGACCCCACGGGAGCGGGAGGTGCTGGGCTTGATGGCCGAGGGACGTTCCAACAGCGCCATCGCCCAGCGACTGTTCCTGAGCGAGAGTGCGGTGGGTAAACACACCGCGAGCATCTTCGGCAAGCTCGACCTGGCACCGTCGGATGACGACAATCGGCGGGTGCTCGCGGTGCTGGCCTATCTCAACGGGGCCGGCGACTGAGCCGTAGGGCGTTGGCCAGCATGAGTTGACAGGGTCCTGTCAAGGCGGCAGGCTGCCTGCCATGACTCAGCTCACCCCGTCCGGGTCGGCCCTGTCCGAACTGGTCATCGAGGTGTTCCGCGCGAACGGTCTGCTGCTGGCCTCCGGTGATGGGCTGGCCCGACCCGCCGGCCTCACCAGTGCCCGCTGGCAGGTGCTCGGCGTGGTCGACCACGAACCGAGCACGGTGTCGGAGGTCGCCCGGGTGATGGGCCTGACCCGGCAGAGCGTGCAACAGACCGCCGACGCGCTGGCCCGGGACGGCCTGGTCAGCTTCGAGGAGAATCCGCGACACCGCCGCGCGAAGCTGATCACCATCACCGCACGGGGCCGGGTGGCGCTGGACTATGTGGAGCAGCGGCAGGCCGAGTGGTCCAACCGGATCGCCGAACGGGCGACCCTCGACGAGTTGCACGCTGCCACCCGAACCCTGCGGGAACTCGCCCGGCAGCTGGAGATCGACGCCGCACACACGCCAGACGACGACGCACAGCCGGACGGGAGAGACCATGGCTGACGAACGGACCGTGCCCCTGCTGCCGTGCCGCTCCATCGACGAGACAGCCGACTTCTACCGGGCGCTCGGGTTCGAGTCGACCTATCGACAGATCCGCCCCAACCCGTACATCGTGCTGCGGCGGGAGGATCTGGAGCTGCACTTCTTCGGGCTGGCCGACTTCGACCCGGAGCAGTCGTACGGGACCTGCCTGGTGTCCGTACCCGACATCGGAGCGCTCTACCAGGCCTTCGCCGAGGGCATGCGGGCGACGTACGGCAAGCTGCTGGTCGCCGGCATCCCCCGGATGACCCGACCTCGCGCCCGGAAGAACACCGGCAGCCTCTCCGGGTTCAGCGTCGTCGACCCTGGCGGCAACTGGATCCGGATTTTCCAGGCCCCGGATGCGGGTGACGCGCCGGCCGAGGACGATGTGCCGGACGAGACCGGTGTCGACGCAGGTGACACCCCCCAGAGCCGGCTGGCGAAGGTGTTGCAGAACGCCATCGTGCTCGGCGACTCCAAAGGGGACGTTGTGCAGGCGGTGCGGATCCTGGACGCGACTTTGGCCCGGGAGGAGGCGTTGGCGTCCGCCGTCGACCGGGTTGGTGCGCTGGTCTACCGGGCGGAACTCGCCGCTCGGCAGGCGGACGGCGAAACCGTGGATGCGCTCCTGACCCGGGTACGCGCCATCGAGCTGACCGACGCCGACCGGGCGCGGTTGACCGACGCGCTGGCCGACGCGGCGGAGCTGGAACTCGCCCGTCAAACCGATCAGCCGTAGTAGCGGGTAGGTGCCTTGCTCAGGCGGCCACTTCAGCTGCCTTGCGCTCAGGCGACCTTGTGCTCAGGCGACCTTGTGCTCAGGCGACCTCGCTCAGGGCGGAGTCGACCTCGGCCGGCGAGGCGAACTGGTCGGCTGGCAGGGAGCGTAGGAGCTGGATGACCGCCGTACCGGCACCGGACTCCTGGGCGCGCCGGACGAGATCCTCCTTGGAGATCGGAAAGTCCAGGCCGACGAGGTACTCCTGCACCTGTAGGGCGTTGACCGTCATGTCGACCGGTCTACCCGCAGCGGGCACCCGCACACCTGACCACCCGGCCGGGTTCGGGTGGCGTTTGTCGCCGATCCGGTCGGGTAGCCGCAGGGCATGGTGGTGCACCGGCTCGGGGGACCGGGCGACTTCGATCCGCTGCTGGAGCGTGTCGGCTCGGCCAGGGTGGTGATGCTGGGCGAGGCGAGCCACGGTACGCACGACTACTACCGGCTACGGGAGCAGCTGACCCGGCGACTCATCGCGGAGCAGGGCTTCTCCTTCGTCGCGGTCGAGGGGGACTGGCCGGACTGCGACCGGGTGCACCGGTCGGTGACCGCGATGCCGGGCGGCATGGTGGACCCGTTGGCCGCTCTGGGGCGGTACGACCGGTGGCCGACCTGGATGTGGGCCAACGGCGAGGTCGCCCGGTTCTGCATGTGGTTGCGCGCCTGGAACCTGGAGCAGGCCGAGCCGGTGCGGGCCGGCTTCCACGGGCTGGACGTCTACAGCCTCTGGGAGTCGATGCAGGCGATCTTCGACTACCTGGGTGAGGAGGAGCCGGCCACCCTGGAGGCGGCGCAGGAGGCGTA is a window of Micromonospora polyrhachis DNA encoding:
- a CDS encoding response regulator transcription factor, whose product is MRVVVAEDLYLLREGLVRLLSVHGFDVVAAVETGPELLRALVELRPDVAVVDVRLPPTQTDEGLQAALAARQEVPGLPVLVLSQHVEQLYARELLADGSGGVGYLLKDRVFNAEQFVEAVRRVAAGGTAMDPDVIAKLLVRSGRNEPVARLTPREREVLGLMAEGRSNSAIAQRLFLSESAVGKHTASIFGKLDLAPSDDDNRRVLAVLAYLNGAGD
- a CDS encoding DUF2795 domain-containing protein; its protein translation is MTVNALQVQEYLVGLDFPISKEDLVRRAQESGAGTAVIQLLRSLPADQFASPAEVDSALSEVA
- a CDS encoding bleomycin resistance protein: MADERTVPLLPCRSIDETADFYRALGFESTYRQIRPNPYIVLRREDLELHFFGLADFDPEQSYGTCLVSVPDIGALYQAFAEGMRATYGKLLVAGIPRMTRPRARKNTGSLSGFSVVDPGGNWIRIFQAPDAGDAPAEDDVPDETGVDAGDTPQSRLAKVLQNAIVLGDSKGDVVQAVRILDATLAREEALASAVDRVGALVYRAELAARQADGETVDALLTRVRAIELTDADRARLTDALADAAELELARQTDQP
- a CDS encoding MarR family winged helix-turn-helix transcriptional regulator, which codes for MTQLTPSGSALSELVIEVFRANGLLLASGDGLARPAGLTSARWQVLGVVDHEPSTVSEVARVMGLTRQSVQQTADALARDGLVSFEENPRHRRAKLITITARGRVALDYVEQRQAEWSNRIAERATLDELHAATRTLRELARQLEIDAAHTPDDDAQPDGRDHG